Proteins from a single region of Halalkalibaculum roseum:
- a CDS encoding histone H1: MSRYDEMKELLDQLEPDIKKFYNKGNKAAGTRARKTLQEMKKTAQDIRLEIQDWKNSGKVDEI; the protein is encoded by the coding sequence ATGAGCCGATACGATGAAATGAAAGAACTTTTAGATCAGCTGGAACCTGACATCAAGAAATTCTATAACAAGGGAAATAAAGCAGCAGGAACACGTGCTCGTAAAACCCTTCAGGAAATGAAGAAAACTGCCCAGGATATTCGTCTTGAAATCCAAGACTGGAAGAACAGTGGCAAAGTTGACGAAATCTAG
- a CDS encoding TraR/DksA family transcriptional regulator — MANLDAPLNNSPYDEEELIHFKELLEEEKEEAEEEIQNLKESVEDLTGTQDDEYSSAAHHQGNVASEEEEKETLFKLIERNKNKIKEIKAALDRIEKGNYGICEETGQKIQKERLEAIPYARYSVEARKKDDQFQSPPKV; from the coding sequence ATGGCAAATTTAGACGCCCCATTAAATAATTCACCATATGATGAAGAAGAATTAATTCATTTTAAGGAGTTGCTTGAAGAAGAAAAGGAAGAAGCGGAAGAGGAAATTCAAAATTTGAAAGAGTCAGTAGAAGATCTGACCGGCACTCAAGATGATGAATACTCATCAGCAGCTCATCATCAAGGTAATGTTGCTAGTGAAGAAGAGGAAAAAGAGACTCTTTTCAAGCTAATCGAAAGAAATAAAAATAAGATCAAGGAAATAAAAGCCGCCCTCGACCGCATTGAGAAAGGCAACTATGGAATTTGCGAAGAAACCGGGCAAAAGATTCAAAAAGAACGATTAGAGGCCATCCCGTATGCGCGTTATTCAGTGGAAGCACGCAAAAAGGATGACCAATTTCAGAGTCCGCCCAAAGTCTGA
- the phoU gene encoding phosphate signaling complex protein PhoU encodes MAYLDTEISLLNDDILELMYLVKTQLEKGHEALIDYNEELAHEITANEKRVDALELKIDRDCENILALFNPVAVDLRFVLASFKINSDLERLGDHANSIAKYILDFGGPIDEELIEEMRIEEMYETAIEMLSNVFSSFISEDTQLARKVFAKDKVLNEINREASDITAKLLKKDPEKAQQYLYLFSIIRKLERVGDLTKNTAEELIFYIEAKVLKHKKNKSKNGDGKNSESNSENESDS; translated from the coding sequence ATGGCCTATTTAGATACTGAAATTAGTTTACTGAATGACGATATACTGGAACTGATGTATCTCGTTAAAACCCAGCTCGAAAAAGGACATGAAGCCCTCATTGATTACAATGAAGAACTGGCACATGAAATAACAGCCAATGAAAAAAGGGTTGATGCGCTAGAATTGAAAATCGACCGGGATTGCGAAAACATTTTAGCTTTGTTCAACCCGGTTGCAGTGGATCTCCGTTTTGTGTTGGCTTCCTTTAAAATTAATTCCGATCTGGAACGGCTTGGCGATCATGCTAATAGCATTGCCAAATACATACTTGACTTTGGCGGCCCAATCGATGAAGAACTTATCGAGGAAATGCGCATAGAGGAGATGTACGAAACGGCCATCGAGATGCTAAGCAACGTATTTAGTTCCTTTATTTCTGAGGATACCCAGCTGGCCCGCAAAGTATTTGCAAAGGATAAGGTGCTTAATGAAATCAACCGGGAAGCATCTGATATTACCGCTAAACTGCTCAAGAAAGATCCTGAAAAAGCCCAGCAATATCTTTACCTGTTTTCAATAATCAGGAAGCTGGAGCGGGTAGGAGATCTGACCAAGAACACAGCTGAGGAACTGATATTTTATATAGAAGCAAAAGTACTGAAGCACAAAAAGAACAAGTCTAAAAACGGGGATGGGAAAAATTCCGAATCCAATTCTGAGAATGAATCCGATTCCTGA
- the pstB gene encoding phosphate ABC transporter ATP-binding protein PstB, producing MQAEAKNPKATRDKTVPKLNPDNKDFKLQAKNIDVFYGDFQAIDNISLDIVDNSITAFIGPSGCGKSTFLRLFNRMNDYIDGFKMNGEILLNKKSIYDESIKVEELRKKVGMVFQKPNPFPKSIFDNVAYGLRIQGIKDKDFIEERVIKSLKNATLYSEVKDDLNKQALSLSGGQQQRLCIARALAVKPSVLLMDEPTSALDPISTAKIEELIHELKKKYTIVIVTHNMQQAGRISDNTAFLYMGRLIEYGDTQKIFTNPEKDRTQNYITGRFG from the coding sequence ATGCAAGCTGAAGCAAAAAATCCAAAGGCGACCAGGGATAAAACGGTGCCAAAATTGAATCCGGATAACAAGGATTTCAAATTACAAGCAAAAAATATTGATGTTTTCTACGGCGATTTTCAAGCCATAGATAATATTTCATTGGATATTGTTGATAATTCCATCACCGCTTTTATTGGCCCCTCTGGATGCGGAAAGTCAACATTTTTGCGTCTGTTCAATAGGATGAATGATTATATCGACGGATTCAAAATGAATGGGGAAATACTCCTTAATAAGAAGAGTATCTACGATGAATCTATCAAGGTGGAGGAGTTACGAAAGAAGGTTGGAATGGTATTTCAGAAGCCTAATCCTTTCCCAAAATCCATTTTTGATAATGTCGCCTATGGCCTGCGTATTCAGGGCATAAAGGATAAAGACTTCATTGAAGAAAGAGTTATAAAATCACTAAAGAACGCTACACTTTACAGTGAAGTCAAGGACGACTTAAATAAGCAGGCCCTTTCACTTTCAGGTGGACAGCAGCAGCGTCTGTGTATTGCCAGGGCACTGGCTGTAAAGCCTTCCGTTCTGCTTATGGACGAACCTACTTCAGCATTGGATCCGATTTCTACTGCAAAAATTGAGGAATTGATTCACGAGCTGAAGAAGAAATATACTATCGTAATTGTGACTCACAACATGCAGCAAGCAGGGCGTATAAGTGATAATACGGCTTTCCTCTATATGGGAAGACTTATTGAATATGGGGATACACAGAAAATTTTTACGAATCCCGAAAAAGATAGAACACAGAATTATATTACCGGTAGATTCGGCTAA
- the pstA gene encoding phosphate ABC transporter permease PstA: MSSDRSSRYKDKLFKGIGITATFSCILILFIFLAFIIYQGSERLSWEFMISLPSRFAEQSGIYTAWIGTLWILVLTTLISFPIGVGAGIYLEEYGKKNKLNTFLEINIANLAGVPSIIYGLLGLEVFVRLSRMGNSILAGSLTLSLLILPIIIVSTREAIRAVPKTIKDASFAMGASKWQTIWKQILPASFGGILTGVILAISRAVGETAPLIVVGALAYVPFAPSGPFDEFTVLPIQIFNWVSRPQEEFVINAAAAIIVLLTITFVMNGIAVYLRNKWQEKVSW; the protein is encoded by the coding sequence ATGAGTAGCGATAGATCGAGTAGATATAAAGACAAGCTCTTCAAGGGTATCGGAATAACGGCTACATTCAGCTGCATTCTTATTCTGTTTATCTTTCTGGCTTTTATCATTTACCAGGGATCTGAGCGGTTAAGCTGGGAATTTATGATAAGTCTACCCTCTCGTTTTGCTGAGCAATCAGGCATTTATACGGCATGGATCGGTACTCTGTGGATACTGGTGCTTACTACTTTGATATCATTTCCTATCGGAGTCGGGGCAGGTATTTATCTTGAGGAGTATGGAAAGAAGAACAAACTAAATACTTTTCTGGAAATCAATATAGCCAATCTTGCCGGAGTACCATCAATCATTTATGGTTTGCTGGGTCTGGAAGTGTTTGTAAGACTATCAAGGATGGGTAACAGTATTCTTGCCGGTTCACTGACGCTTTCATTATTGATTTTGCCGATTATTATCGTTTCCACCCGTGAAGCCATTCGGGCAGTCCCCAAAACGATCAAAGATGCCTCTTTTGCTATGGGAGCATCGAAATGGCAAACCATTTGGAAGCAGATATTACCGGCTTCGTTCGGAGGTATTTTGACTGGTGTGATACTCGCTATCTCCCGTGCAGTAGGAGAAACCGCGCCTCTTATCGTGGTAGGGGCTTTGGCCTATGTACCTTTTGCTCCATCCGGGCCATTTGATGAATTTACCGTACTCCCCATACAAATTTTCAACTGGGTTTCACGTCCTCAGGAAGAATTCGTTATCAATGCGGCAGCTGCCATCATTGTATTGCTGACTATTACATTTGTAATGAACGGGATTGCTGTTTACTTACGAAACAAGTGGCAAGAGAAGGTCAGCTGGTAG
- the pstC gene encoding phosphate ABC transporter permease subunit PstC: MKLKEKIIEKLLAACALLTILTTIGIILILLIEAIAFFQEVSIIDFLTDTQWTPLFTQKSYGILPLLSGTFLTTAIAIAVALPVGLTIAVYLNEYAPKRFKKILKPMLEVLAVVPTVVYGFFALMIVTPFLKNIIPELSGFNALSPGIVMGIMIIPFVSSLSEDALSSVPNSLRQASFGMGSTKFQTAFRVMVPAASSGIIVSAILAISRAIGETMIVAIAAGHQPRLTLDPTIPIETITAYIVQVSMGDVPYGTLAYKTIFAAGITLFVFTFILNNISYWIRTKYQEKYE, from the coding sequence ATGAAACTGAAAGAGAAAATTATAGAGAAGTTGTTGGCGGCATGCGCCCTGCTGACTATTCTCACTACAATCGGTATCATACTGATACTGCTTATCGAGGCAATAGCATTTTTTCAGGAAGTCTCCATTATTGATTTTCTGACTGATACGCAATGGACGCCACTGTTTACACAGAAAAGCTATGGTATTCTGCCGCTGTTATCCGGTACTTTTTTAACCACAGCTATTGCTATTGCGGTGGCTTTACCGGTGGGACTTACCATAGCAGTGTATTTAAACGAGTATGCTCCGAAACGATTCAAGAAGATTTTGAAACCAATGCTTGAAGTCCTGGCAGTGGTACCTACGGTTGTTTACGGTTTCTTCGCGTTAATGATCGTGACTCCTTTTCTAAAAAATATCATTCCGGAGCTTTCGGGATTTAATGCGCTATCCCCGGGGATAGTGATGGGCATAATGATTATTCCGTTTGTATCATCACTCAGTGAAGACGCTTTGAGTTCGGTTCCCAACTCACTGAGGCAGGCATCCTTCGGAATGGGTTCAACAAAGTTTCAAACGGCTTTTCGAGTAATGGTTCCGGCGGCATCTTCCGGCATCATAGTTTCAGCAATACTCGCTATATCACGAGCCATAGGCGAGACCATGATCGTGGCTATCGCAGCCGGACATCAACCCCGATTGACATTGGATCCCACCATTCCAATTGAAACCATTACTGCCTATATAGTACAGGTCAGTATGGGTGACGTACCATATGGTACACTGGCTTACAAGACTATTTTTGCTGCGGGTATCACACTCTTCGTCTTCACATTTATCCTGAATAACATCAGTTATTGGATACGAACCAAATATCAGGAGAAATATGAGTAG
- a CDS encoding PstS family phosphate ABC transporter substrate-binding protein, which produces MRLYFAIAIFLGMLLASCSGNNSDGLDGEVKIDGSSTVFPITEAVAEEFRSEAPNVRVTVGVSGTGGGFQKFIRGETDINNASREIKPSEIAEAEEAGVDYVRLSVAYDGLAVVVNPENDWVDHFTVEELKEIWEPTAQGNITRWNQIRDGWPDEEFHLYGPGVASGTYDYFTEAIVGESGSSRGDFTASEDDNVLVQGIATDKYAIGFFGLAYFEENADRLKLLGVKDGEGEPVEPSLETVSNNTYTPLSRPLFIYISESAAQKKQVQEFVNFYLNNAPELSKDIGYVPMPDSAYQRQKNKFQEFVGADSTATSEN; this is translated from the coding sequence ATGAGATTATACTTTGCAATAGCAATCTTCCTAGGAATGCTACTCGCTTCCTGTTCAGGCAACAATTCAGATGGACTCGACGGTGAGGTTAAAATTGATGGATCAAGCACGGTTTTCCCAATTACGGAAGCTGTAGCAGAAGAGTTCCGGAGTGAAGCTCCAAACGTAAGAGTGACCGTAGGGGTATCCGGAACCGGTGGAGGTTTTCAAAAATTTATTCGGGGAGAAACTGATATTAATAACGCTTCCCGAGAGATAAAGCCGAGTGAGATTGCTGAGGCAGAAGAGGCTGGCGTAGATTACGTACGACTTTCTGTAGCCTATGATGGTTTAGCTGTTGTTGTAAACCCGGAAAACGACTGGGTTGATCATTTTACTGTTGAAGAACTGAAAGAAATATGGGAGCCGACTGCACAAGGAAACATTACCCGTTGGAACCAAATAAGAGATGGCTGGCCGGACGAAGAATTTCATCTGTATGGACCGGGCGTTGCCTCAGGGACCTATGATTATTTTACCGAAGCAATTGTCGGTGAAAGCGGTTCCAGTCGCGGTGACTTTACAGCAAGTGAAGACGATAACGTGCTTGTACAGGGTATTGCAACCGACAAATATGCGATCGGATTTTTCGGTCTCGCATATTTTGAGGAAAATGCTGACAGGTTGAAACTGTTAGGTGTTAAAGACGGTGAAGGTGAACCGGTTGAACCTTCTTTAGAAACCGTATCCAATAATACTTATACACCACTTTCCAGACCGCTCTTTATCTATATTTCTGAATCCGCTGCCCAGAAAAAGCAGGTTCAGGAATTTGTGAATTTTTATCTGAATAATGCTCCTGAATTGTCGAAAGACATAGGATATGTGCCAATGCCGGATTCGGCTTATCAAAGACAGAAGAACAAATTTCAGGAATTTGTAGGGGCTGATTCCACTGCTACCTCTGAAAACTAA
- the truA gene encoding tRNA pseudouridine(38-40) synthase TruA, with translation MPRYKLLIEYDGTQYSGWQRQPNANTVEEEIERALSQILRQPIDIIGQGRTDAGVHAEGQVAHFDYSEKLDKHRILFALLGVLPSDIAVWDMEKVDDDFHARFSALSRQYRFQVITRPSPLWNRHAEMLLGDLDFNAMKECAKQVKGTHNFESFTYSSEEQPSTDCEVTLSRFEFDDPLIVYRIRANRFVRHMVRRLIGTMFQVGQGKLTVNDFSDLLYKPSKNKSGHGASAKGLILEEVVY, from the coding sequence ATGCCTCGATATAAATTGCTTATTGAATATGACGGTACACAGTACAGCGGGTGGCAAAGACAGCCGAATGCCAATACGGTCGAAGAAGAAATTGAACGCGCATTAAGCCAAATTTTGCGACAGCCTATTGATATCATCGGACAGGGCAGAACCGATGCCGGGGTTCATGCCGAAGGGCAAGTTGCTCATTTCGATTATTCTGAAAAGCTGGATAAACATCGCATACTTTTTGCTCTGTTGGGTGTTTTACCTTCAGATATTGCAGTCTGGGATATGGAAAAGGTGGATGATGACTTTCATGCCAGGTTCAGTGCCCTATCACGACAGTATCGTTTTCAGGTTATAACCCGTCCCAGTCCCTTATGGAACCGACACGCAGAGATGTTACTCGGAGATCTGGATTTCAATGCTATGAAAGAATGTGCAAAACAGGTAAAAGGCACGCACAATTTTGAGAGTTTTACCTATTCAAGTGAGGAGCAGCCAAGCACTGACTGCGAGGTAACCCTTTCACGATTTGAGTTTGATGACCCACTGATTGTTTATCGCATTCGAGCAAATAGGTTTGTCAGGCATATGGTGCGTCGTTTAATTGGAACCATGTTTCAGGTGGGGCAAGGCAAACTGACAGTGAATGATTTTTCAGATCTCTTGTATAAACCCAGCAAAAACAAAAGCGGACACGGGGCCTCAGCAAAAGGGTTGATTTTGGAAGAGGTAGTTTATTAG
- a CDS encoding heme lyase CcmF/NrfE family subunit: MIGIAGKLLVNAAFLSSLIALVGYYIYSKNDDNRYFRWSNWIFGLQGLFLLAASVLLINLILNHEFGYYYVYNYTSSDLQLKYLISAFWGGQEGSFMLWILLSTVFGLGLMKWTRKPYRGPVLFFLTMTQVFLLSMISGISIGDFTLGASPFRTIAEAMPNAPFLQANPDFVPAEGKGLNDLLKSPWMMIHPPILFLGFAMMTIPYCFAMAALWKKKYNEWIHPALPWTLAANVALLTAIFLGGYWAYVTLSFGGYWAWDPVENASFVPWLLGTAGIHTMIIQRKSSTSQKASIVFAILAYVAIVYETFLTRSGILADASVHSFVDLGLYGQLVVFMVVVTGVGLGLLAYRYKDLPQQKNDSKLLSREFMTFAGAMVLFLIGLVIALGTSSPIIGKLFTENPTPPEVSFYNEWTMPLAIIAAIMTVIGQYLFWKKQDAETLSRDLTWPVAIACIATLASIMIADVRNLYYMVYLLAGWFAVIGNGAIMLHLIRKNSLLIGGALSHVGFGVLLIGILASSAYNENLLDQSTLNYNAAVERGEALDEQGFPVKQKVNFLELKLNKSKIINGEYLVTYEGYTMSNQERPGQQEYKIKFQSAEGGKELFTLHPQVYPMNSGGSGAIQWSVDPDVRSGLFSDIYLYVAGSSFVEQVNERNEKVMQAASQNVDSTGVDSVATQKITVGRGETISLGGYDISFQDYIRAETSEIQQLPDSTMIAIRARLNISQRATGESTSLNPLFAIYNQDGKSWAFTPPQQLTNDISIQFTQVKPESGEIELTVTGIDEEYEDEWVLLVAEEKPFISVVWAGTFLLMIGFSVSIFRHWDRERKKPNS, encoded by the coding sequence ATGATAGGAATAGCAGGAAAATTACTGGTAAATGCGGCATTCTTGAGTAGCCTGATTGCGCTTGTAGGTTATTATATCTACTCCAAAAACGACGACAACCGCTATTTTAGATGGTCAAACTGGATATTCGGGCTACAGGGTTTATTCCTGCTGGCAGCTTCCGTACTGCTAATCAATCTTATTCTGAATCACGAGTTTGGGTATTACTACGTCTATAATTATACCAGTTCCGATTTACAGTTAAAATATCTCATATCCGCATTTTGGGGTGGCCAGGAAGGCAGCTTCATGCTTTGGATATTACTCTCGACCGTTTTTGGGCTCGGTCTAATGAAGTGGACTAGGAAACCCTACAGGGGACCGGTTCTGTTTTTTCTAACCATGACGCAGGTGTTTCTGCTGTCTATGATTTCAGGAATCTCTATTGGGGATTTCACCCTGGGGGCCTCACCGTTTCGAACAATCGCCGAAGCCATGCCTAATGCACCTTTCTTGCAGGCTAATCCAGATTTCGTACCGGCTGAAGGCAAGGGTTTGAACGATCTCTTGAAGAGTCCCTGGATGATGATTCATCCACCGATATTGTTCCTAGGTTTTGCCATGATGACCATTCCTTATTGTTTTGCAATGGCCGCCTTATGGAAGAAAAAGTATAACGAATGGATTCATCCTGCTCTGCCGTGGACCCTGGCGGCAAATGTTGCTTTACTAACTGCAATATTTCTTGGTGGGTATTGGGCTTACGTAACGCTCTCCTTCGGAGGCTATTGGGCTTGGGACCCGGTAGAAAATGCATCTTTTGTACCATGGCTGTTAGGTACTGCCGGCATTCACACCATGATTATTCAGAGGAAAAGCTCTACATCTCAAAAAGCATCCATTGTATTTGCCATATTGGCCTATGTGGCAATTGTTTACGAGACGTTTCTAACCCGTTCCGGTATTCTAGCGGATGCTTCAGTACATAGCTTTGTTGATCTAGGATTATACGGACAGCTAGTCGTTTTCATGGTTGTAGTAACCGGTGTGGGACTAGGTCTGCTCGCGTACCGTTATAAAGATTTACCCCAGCAAAAGAATGACTCCAAATTGCTGAGCAGGGAATTCATGACCTTTGCAGGAGCCATGGTACTATTTCTTATTGGATTGGTAATTGCGCTCGGTACCAGCTCTCCCATCATCGGGAAACTGTTTACCGAAAATCCCACTCCTCCGGAGGTCAGTTTTTATAACGAGTGGACGATGCCGCTCGCCATCATAGCAGCAATTATGACGGTAATCGGGCAGTACCTGTTCTGGAAAAAGCAGGATGCTGAAACATTATCCAGAGATCTAACCTGGCCTGTCGCAATTGCCTGTATTGCAACTCTGGCTAGTATCATGATTGCTGATGTACGAAATCTTTATTACATGGTATACTTGCTGGCCGGCTGGTTTGCTGTAATCGGTAACGGAGCTATCATGTTGCACCTGATACGGAAAAATTCCTTGTTGATTGGAGGTGCACTTAGTCATGTCGGTTTCGGAGTTCTTTTAATTGGAATTCTCGCTTCCTCAGCCTACAATGAAAACCTTCTGGACCAGTCTACTCTAAATTATAATGCTGCTGTTGAACGAGGTGAAGCTTTGGATGAACAGGGCTTTCCCGTAAAACAAAAGGTTAATTTTCTGGAGTTAAAATTAAACAAATCCAAGATAATCAATGGGGAATACCTGGTAACTTACGAAGGTTACACAATGTCAAATCAGGAACGTCCCGGGCAGCAAGAATATAAGATCAAGTTTCAGTCAGCCGAAGGAGGGAAGGAACTCTTTACACTGCATCCACAGGTATATCCAATGAATAGCGGCGGAAGCGGAGCTATTCAGTGGTCCGTTGATCCTGATGTTCGTTCCGGTTTATTCAGTGATATTTATCTTTATGTGGCAGGCAGCTCTTTCGTTGAACAAGTCAATGAGCGCAATGAAAAGGTGATGCAGGCAGCTTCTCAAAACGTAGATAGCACCGGTGTTGACAGCGTGGCAACCCAAAAAATTACTGTAGGCAGGGGTGAAACTATCAGCCTTGGCGGCTATGATATAAGTTTCCAGGACTATATTAGAGCAGAAACCAGTGAAATACAGCAGCTTCCTGACAGTACCATGATTGCTATCAGGGCACGGTTGAATATTTCCCAAAGGGCAACGGGTGAATCAACAAGTTTAAATCCTTTGTTTGCAATATATAATCAGGATGGAAAAAGCTGGGCATTTACCCCTCCGCAGCAGCTGACAAATGATATCAGTATCCAATTCACCCAGGTCAAACCCGAAAGCGGAGAAATTGAACTAACCGTTACGGGAATCGATGAAGAGTACGAGGATGAGTGGGTGTTATTGGTAGCTGAGGAGAAACCATTTATTTCGGTGGTGTGGGCAGGTACATTTTTATTGATGATTGGATTTAGCGTTTCCATTTTCCGACATTGGGATAGAGAACGAAAAAAGCCCAACTCATAA
- a CDS encoding cytochrome c maturation protein CcmE encodes MKPKLIFGIVAIIGFTSLLMYNFGNSISTYVDFEQAQGMEGAHVVGTWDNSQDYGFSMESKNFSFYMKDKSGNTRRVIYPKPKPNNFEQADQLVVIGEMQNGVFYANDMLMKCPSKYNNADPSGFTRANSEQS; translated from the coding sequence ATGAAACCCAAGCTTATATTCGGAATTGTCGCCATCATCGGCTTTACCTCTTTACTGATGTATAACTTTGGCAACAGCATCAGCACCTATGTTGATTTTGAACAAGCTCAAGGTATGGAGGGCGCACATGTTGTGGGAACCTGGGATAATTCACAGGATTACGGATTCTCCATGGAATCAAAGAATTTTAGTTTCTACATGAAAGATAAGTCCGGTAATACCAGAAGAGTAATTTATCCAAAACCGAAGCCGAATAATTTTGAACAGGCTGATCAGCTGGTAGTAATCGGTGAGATGCAGAACGGTGTGTTTTATGCCAACGATATGTTGATGAAATGTCCTTCAAAATACAATAACGCTGATCCATCCGGGTTTACCAGAGCAAATTCAGAACAAAGCTGA
- the ccsA gene encoding cytochrome c biogenesis protein CcsA has product MNLKPWKYAVAVWMTLVIVGGFLIPIPDIPILEQSARNLFLHVPMWFTMAVCFGAGLIYSIKYLNNPDPITDHKAETATQVGLMFGICGLLTGAVWARFTWGTWWTFAEPRMNLSALGMMIYVAYFVLRTAFDNPEKRAKIAAVFNVFAATTIPFLLYIIPRQLPSLHPGAEGNPAFSEITAPELRYIFYPAVVGFIGLAIWISNILNRYKKVKLELE; this is encoded by the coding sequence ATGAATTTAAAACCTTGGAAGTATGCGGTAGCTGTATGGATGACTTTGGTCATCGTAGGCGGTTTCTTGATACCCATACCGGATATTCCCATTCTGGAACAATCGGCCCGAAATCTATTTTTGCATGTACCCATGTGGTTTACCATGGCGGTCTGCTTTGGAGCCGGATTGATCTACAGTATTAAATATCTAAATAATCCAGACCCCATAACTGATCATAAGGCCGAAACGGCGACTCAGGTAGGATTGATGTTCGGTATTTGCGGGCTGCTAACCGGTGCTGTTTGGGCCAGGTTTACCTGGGGCACTTGGTGGACATTTGCCGAGCCGAGAATGAATCTTTCAGCATTGGGAATGATGATTTATGTGGCTTATTTTGTCTTAAGAACTGCTTTTGACAATCCTGAAAAAAGAGCCAAAATAGCAGCTGTTTTTAATGTGTTCGCAGCTACAACCATACCGTTTTTACTGTATATTATACCTCGCCAGCTTCCGAGTTTGCATCCCGGGGCGGAAGGAAATCCTGCATTCAGTGAGATAACGGCACCGGAACTTCGATACATATTTTATCCTGCGGTAGTTGGATTTATAGGATTGGCAATTTGGATCAGTAATATTCTCAACCGCTATAAAAAAGTTAAACTTGAGCTAGAGTAA
- a CDS encoding PH domain-containing protein has product MTKSSEKKSYTLTPSWKHYLSGYLLSILAVPLAGIGLIGLYFVRKRHKSTRYIITDTQISSIDSKYQRNVDLVNIENIELEEGWWKRKLGIGNLILHTSASELNITGIENPRELKDLLEKAISAEIRKQQEEEKNKPKEPKYSPGSMDKMEYLTGLWQQGLISEDDYENERKHFE; this is encoded by the coding sequence ATGACAAAGTCGTCTGAAAAAAAATCTTACACACTAACCCCAAGCTGGAAACATTATCTTTCCGGCTACCTGCTCAGCATACTTGCGGTTCCCCTTGCCGGCATCGGATTGATTGGGTTATACTTTGTTAGAAAAAGGCACAAGAGCACAAGATATATCATAACTGATACACAGATATCTTCAATCGACTCCAAATATCAACGAAATGTAGACCTAGTCAATATTGAGAATATTGAGCTTGAAGAAGGATGGTGGAAGCGAAAACTCGGTATAGGCAACCTCATATTGCACACATCTGCCTCTGAGCTCAATATCACAGGTATTGAAAATCCACGGGAACTAAAAGATCTACTGGAAAAAGCGATATCTGCAGAAATCCGAAAGCAGCAAGAGGAAGAAAAAAACAAGCCGAAGGAACCGAAATATAGCCCGGGGAGTATGGATAAAATGGAATATCTTACCGGATTATGGCAACAGGGTTTGATTTCTGAGGATGACTACGAGAATGAGCGCAAACATTTTGAATAA